CGCCGCCAGCACGAGCACTCCCAGAAGAATTGCCGTCACGATCTTCGTCATCAATGCCCCCGGCCTATGCGAGCTGCTCGTCGGTCAAACCGAAGCGGCGCTCCCTGGCCTTGAAGGATTCGATCGCCTTGTCCAGCTCCTGCTCCGTGAATTCGGGCCAGGGTTTGTCGGTCACGTAAAGCTCGGTGTACGCTATCTGCCAGAGCAGAAAATTGCTCACCCTGTACTCGCCGCTGGTGCGAATGAGCAGGTCCGGATCCGGGATGCCGGCGGTGTCCAGGGACTCCGAGATCGACTCGACGGTCGCCTCCGTCGCCCCGGACTTGATGAGCCTGTTGAACGCCCTGACTATCTCCTGCCTGCCGCCGTACGAGAGTGCGACGATCAGCGTGATGTTGCGGCCGCGGGAGGTGGCCTCCACGGTCTCCTCTATCTCCTGCAGCACGTCGGAGGGCAGCCTATCCACGTCGCCTATCACGCGGAAGCGCGTCCCCTCCTTCACCATCTCAGGCCTCTTCGCCAGGAGGAAGTGGCGCATCAGTTGCATCAGGGCCAGGACCTCGTCCGACGGCCTCTGCCAGTTCTCCTCGGAGAAGGCGTAGAGGGTGAGGTACTTCACCCCGCGATGCCGGCAAGCGCGCACGATCGTCTCGATGGCCTCCGCGCCGCGGCGATGCCCCTCCGCGCGCGGGAGATCGCGCTCCTTGGCCCATCGGCCGTTGCCGTCCATGATCACGGCTATATGCTTGGGAACCTTGCGCATCAGACCTGCATTATGTCCTTGTCTTTGTGAGCGATCGCCTCATCCACCTGTTTGATAAAGTCGTCGGTCATCTTCTGTACCCGCTCGTGCGCCTTGCGTTCCTCGTCCTCGGTGATCTTGCTGTCCTTCTTTAAGACCTTGAGCTCCTCGTTGGCGTCCCGGCGCGCGTTGCGCACGATCACCTTGCAGTCCTCGCCGTGTTTCTTGACGACCTTGGTAAGCTCGAGACGGCGCTCTTCGTTGAGCGGCGGCACCGGGAGTCTGATCACCTTGCCGTCGTTCGCAGGATTGAGCCCCAGGTCCGCCTTCTGGATCGCCTTCTCGATCGCGCCGACGGCGCTGCCGTCCCACGGCTGGATGACGATGGTGCGCGGATCCGGCAGGGTCATCGAAGCCAT
This bacterium DNA region includes the following protein-coding sequences:
- the uppS gene encoding polyprenyl diphosphate synthase — encoded protein: MRKVPKHIAVIMDGNGRWAKERDLPRAEGHRRGAEAIETIVRACRHRGVKYLTLYAFSEENWQRPSDEVLALMQLMRHFLLAKRPEMVKEGTRFRVIGDVDRLPSDVLQEIEETVEATSRGRNITLIVALSYGGRQEIVRAFNRLIKSGATEATVESISESLDTAGIPDPDLLIRTSGEYRVSNFLLWQIAYTELYVTDKPWPEFTEQELDKAIESFKARERRFGLTDEQLA
- the frr gene encoding ribosome recycling factor gives rise to the protein MDNKVFDKAQDKMKKAVELFRHELAKLRTGRASLSVLDDVKVEYYGTMTPLNQMASMTLPDPRTIVIQPWDGSAVGAIEKAIQKADLGLNPANDGKVIRLPVPPLNEERRLELTKVVKKHGEDCKVIVRNARRDANEELKVLKKDSKITEDEERKAHERVQKMTDDFIKQVDEAIAHKDKDIMQV